From Primulina huaijiensis isolate GDHJ02 chromosome 15, ASM1229523v2, whole genome shotgun sequence, one genomic window encodes:
- the LOC140958315 gene encoding transcription factor E2FB-like, protein MQQQNSRKKFPFSSMKPPFGGSGGGDYHHFDDVDAHRLQPDQDFDEAIVVKTPLQLKRKSGTADFEAKYAEKNTGSGSVGVVKAPLQTPGKVGKNPKVPRTMKTNKSGSPMTNIGSPSHNNLSQVGPCRYDSSLGLLTKKFINLIKHAEDGILDLNKAAGTLEVQKRRIYDITNVLEGVGLIEKKLKNRIQWKGVDVSRPGEVDESISSLQEDIENLNVEEHGLDDMIREMQEKLTSLSEDVNNQKWLFVTEEDIKNLPCFQNETLIAIKAPHGTTLEVPDPDEAVDYPQRRYRIVLRSTMGPIDVFLVSQFEEKIEEIHADERPSIPKTSTANENPLPTKESGGNELGVAGIEPERMFPDTGSAQDFESSIMKIVPEVSNDADYWLLSDTDISITDMWRTEPGIDWNSLNPIPEA, encoded by the exons ATGCAACAGCAGAATTCGAGGAAAAAGTTCCCATTCTCCTCCATGAAGCCGCCGTTCGGAGGAAGCGGTGGCGGCGACTACCACCACTTCGATGATGTTGACGCTCATCGTCTCCAGCCTGATCAAGATTTCGATGAAGCCATCGTTGTGAAGACACCACTC CAATTAAAGCGAAAGAGTGGAACAGCGGACTTTGAAGCTAAATATGCTGAGAAAAACACGGGTTCTGGCAGTGTTGGGGTTGTTAAAGCACCATTACAGACTCCAGGAAAGGTGGGAAAAAATCCAAAGGTTCCGAGGACAATGAAGACCAATAAATCCGGATCTCCAATGACAAATATTG GTTCTCCCTCGCACAATAATCTCAGTCAAGTTGGTCCCTGTCGATATGATAGCTCTCTGG GTCTCTTGACTAAGAAGTTCATAAATCTGATTAAACACGCTGAAGATGGTATTCTTGATTTGAACAAGGCTGCGGGCACATTGGAG GTGCAGAAAAGGCGCATATACGATATAACTAACGTTCTTGAAGGCGTTGGGCTTATTGAAAAGAAACTCAAGAACAGAATCCAGTGGAA GGGTGTAGACGTTTCAAGACCAGGAGAAGTCGATGAGAGTATTTCCAGTTTGCAG GAAGACATAGAAAATTTGAATGTAGAAGAGCACGGATTGGATGATATGATAAG AGAAATGCAGGAAAAACTGACGAGCCTCAGTGAAGATGTAAACAATCAGAA GTGGCTTTTTGTTACCGAAGAAGATATAAAGAACTTGCCTTGCTTCCAG AATGAGACGTTAATAGCAATTAAAGCTCCTCATGGTACTACTTTAGAAGTCCCGGATCCGGACGAG GCTGTTGATTATCCACAGAGGAGATATAGAATTGTTCTTCGAAGCACCATGGGGCCGATAGATGTTTTCCTTGTCAG tcaATTTGAGGAAAAGATTGAGGAAATACATGCGGATGAACGACCAAGCATACCCAAAACATCAACTGCTAATGAAAATCCACTACCCACCAAGGAGAGCGGAGGGAATGAACTTGGTGTGGCCGGGATAGAACCCGAAAGAATGTTCCCAGATACAGGTTCAGCTCAGGATTTTGAAAGCAGCATCATGAAGATAGTACCTGAAGTCAGT AATGATGCCGATTATTGGCTACTGTCAGATACAGATATAAGTATCACCGACATGTGGAGGACAGAAC CTGGGATTGACTGGAATAGCTTGAACCCAATTCCCGAAGCGTAA
- the LOC140960373 gene encoding uncharacterized protein isoform X2: protein MSRPMLLVFLLLVLIITSQFEWRQQLMSDVDTSSRDSHKQEQVSKREEIIKEKIILTQEKNIQRLNELVRSLREQLHRCRNINETSKSTHSSLTEHIIELERQQILED from the exons ATGTCAAGGCCAATGCTGCTTGTTTTTCTGTTGCTGGTATTGATCATTACCTCGCAATTTGAATGGAGGCAACAATTAATGAGCGATGTGGATACGAGTTCAAGGGATTCTCATAAGCAGGAACAAGTTTCAAAAAGGGAAGAGATCATCAAAGAGAAG ATAATCTTAACTCAGGAAAAGAACATTCAAAGACTTAATGAGCTTGTTCGAAGTCTCAGGGAACAGCTTCACCGGTGCCGGAACATCAATGAAACGTCGAAGAGTACCCATAGCTCATTGACAGAACACATTATCGAGCTTGAGAGACAGCAGATACTGGAAGACTGA
- the LOC140960373 gene encoding uncharacterized protein isoform X1 — translation MLSGLMLTLIYFVNEVDNMSRPMLLVFLLLVLIITSQFEWRQQLMSDVDTSSRDSHKQEQVSKREEIIKEKIILTQEKNIQRLNELVRSLREQLHRCRNINETSKSTHSSLTEHIIELERQQILED, via the exons ATGCTGTCCGGTTTAATGCTGACTCTGATCT ATTTTGTGAACGAGGTAGATAATATGTCAAGGCCAATGCTGCTTGTTTTTCTGTTGCTGGTATTGATCATTACCTCGCAATTTGAATGGAGGCAACAATTAATGAGCGATGTGGATACGAGTTCAAGGGATTCTCATAAGCAGGAACAAGTTTCAAAAAGGGAAGAGATCATCAAAGAGAAG ATAATCTTAACTCAGGAAAAGAACATTCAAAGACTTAATGAGCTTGTTCGAAGTCTCAGGGAACAGCTTCACCGGTGCCGGAACATCAATGAAACGTCGAAGAGTACCCATAGCTCATTGACAGAACACATTATCGAGCTTGAGAGACAGCAGATACTGGAAGACTGA
- the LOC140958258 gene encoding uncharacterized protein isoform X2, with protein MPQPEYPNHTRPDPVLGFEAADGSDSPEDQHHQRGGGFESMPVIDAVPISMVAPEDVLPEPTPKVARWRSMEEMAKRPEWLPEDWRIDLRVRTSGASTGLIDRLSGSKKSKYSSSIPLGGLNNVQANSPQRT; from the exons ATGCCGCAACCCGAATATCCTAACCACACACGACCCGACCCGGTTCTGGGATTCGAAGCCGCTGATGGAAGCGACTCCCCGGAGGACCAGCACCATCAAAGGGGAGGTGGCTTTGAATCGATGCCCGTCATCGACGCGGTACCGATTTCGATGGTGGCCCCGGAGGATGTTTTGCCAGAGCCGACCCCCAAGGTGGCGAGGTGGCGAAGCATGGAGGAAATGGCCAAGAGGCCCGAATGGTTGCCGGAGGACTGGAGGATTGACTTGAGAGTTCGCACCTCTGGCGCCTCTACTGGACTTATTGACAGA CTTTCTGGGAGCAAAAAATCGAAATATTCAAGCAGCATACCATTAGGTGGCCTGAACAACGTTCAAGCAAATTCACCTCAGAGGACATGA
- the LOC140958258 gene encoding methyl-CpG-binding domain-containing protein 6-like isoform X1, whose amino-acid sequence MPQPEYPNHTRPDPVLGFEAADGSDSPEDQHHQRGGGFESMPVIDAVPISMVAPEDVLPEPTPKVARWRSMEEMAKRPEWLPEDWRIDLRVRTSGASTGLIDRYFFDPSGRKFRSKHEVLHFLGTGKKLKRNADDVLSGSKKSKYSSSIPLGGLNNVQANSPQRT is encoded by the exons ATGCCGCAACCCGAATATCCTAACCACACACGACCCGACCCGGTTCTGGGATTCGAAGCCGCTGATGGAAGCGACTCCCCGGAGGACCAGCACCATCAAAGGGGAGGTGGCTTTGAATCGATGCCCGTCATCGACGCGGTACCGATTTCGATGGTGGCCCCGGAGGATGTTTTGCCAGAGCCGACCCCCAAGGTGGCGAGGTGGCGAAGCATGGAGGAAATGGCCAAGAGGCCCGAATGGTTGCCGGAGGACTGGAGGATTGACTTGAGAGTTCGCACCTCTGGCGCCTCTACTGGACTTATTGACAGA TACTTCTTTGATCCATCGGGACGCAAATTTCGTTCCAAACATGAAGTGCTCCACTTTCTGGGAACAGGCAAGAAGCTTAAGAGAAATGCCGATGATGTG CTTTCTGGGAGCAAAAAATCGAAATATTCAAGCAGCATACCATTAGGTGGCCTGAACAACGTTCAAGCAAATTCACCTCAGAGGACATGA